The window GACCGGTAGCCCGCTCACCGCCGCTGGCACAACCGTCACGTTGTTGTTGTAAAATCCCCCCGTAAACTCAAATCCCAGAAGAAGCTTGTCATGCGCAAACTTCGGCGCCCACGAACCCCATACATCCCCAAGAAAAAACGCATTGTTCTGGTTGAAGGGCCCCTCCCCCCTTATCCCCTGGGCTATCCCATAAGGCTGAGCTACCCCGTCTATGGGCGAAGCCCCAAAACCCGGCGGGTTGACCCCGTTAAAGCCGTACATCAAGGTCGCACTCAAGGTGGCATTCTTCCCCTTCGCATCCCACTGGCTGTTCAAAAAAAGCAGGTAGGCGTCGCTGTTGTTAATCATGTTGTTGAGATAACCAAAATATTCCATTCCCCCCCGAGAAACGTTGAACCCCCCGTCAGCTATCCCAAAGCGGCTCGTCCACTGCTCATCCCACCGGTAGATCGCCTGCATCCCCGTCAGCGTCGTCGGCAACAGGTTGGCAAACAATAGCCCATAGGTAAAATCCAGGTTCACCGGCCGCTCCACCACCTCGTAGCCCGCCGGATCCACAAACTTCCCTATCTTTATGTCTAAGCCGTTGCCTACAGGGGCCCGGAAAATCACGTAAGCTTGCTCAAGCCAAAAACTGGAAGTGTTGAACGAATACCAGGAACTAAAGGGAACCCCAAGGCCGGTAATCGCATCGGGTGCCCCCACGACCGCGTCCTGGCCTACGATCAGGTCCGCCCTAAAGCCCGCCTGCCAGCGGTTCTCCTCGGTCAAGGGCTTCTCCAAGGCCAGCTTGAAGGCGTTCATGTTAAAGCCTCCCCCGGGAATCGCATCCACCGGTTCCCTGCCCGGAATCGCCGGGTAACCCTGGGCAAAGCCCGCCGCATTGGTCGGTCCCACGTAACCCGGTGGGGGAACAAAACCGGGCACCTTGTTAAAAGCCGGTGCATTGATAAAATTGTAGGTGTAGCTGGCATCAACATAGCCGCTTAAGACTATCCCCTTGGTGTTCGCCTGCACCGGTATGCCCTGGTCTTCCAGCTTCTTGACCAGTTCCGCTATCTCTTTGTTCTTCTCTTCGATTATGGATGAACTATCAGCAGAATTGTCCTGGTTGGTTTTGGGCTTTTGCTTTTTGGAAGTTTTCTTTTTGATTGAGGGAGAACCCTGGGTGTTGGAATCTTCAGCAAGAAGGACCTTGGAAAAACCGAGGAAAAGCAACAACCCTACGCAAAAATACAAAAGAGAGGAAGAAAAAAAACGAGGAATGAAACCAGGAGAAATAATCTTCACGATGATAGGGACCTTGCAATGATTCTTTAAAAGGAATGCCTCATTGTCAACAAGGAAATGCAATATTAATGATCTAGAGAAATACCACCTCGATAAAATAAGAATAAATTAAACATAGGATTTAAAAAAAACACCTTTGAAAATGTTCCAAGAAGCCTACCCAAAAGAGGTTCAAGGGATGAGGTTGGGCATGAGAAAGATCGCTGCAATCTTCTTGTCGTTCTTTTCCTTTTGTTCTCCTTTATTTCTCAACGCCGGAGCGATAAAAGGGGAGGGCAAGATCGTGTATGTCTTACCCATAAGGGATGAAATTGAACAATCGATGGTTTACTTCGTCAGGAGAGCTGTTAATGAGGCGATGAAGAATGGAGCCCAGGGATTGATTTTGGACATCGACACCCCGGGGGGGTTGGCGAACTCCATGGAAAAAATAATTCGGGAGCTCGAACGGTTCCCCCTCCAAGAGAATACCTATGCGTTTATAGATCATAAAGCGTATTCGGCAGGCGCTTTTATTGCCGCTTGTTGCCGGCACATCTACATGGCGCCTGGTTCAGTTATCGGTGCAGCAACCCCTGTAGTATTTTCTCCTCAAGGGGGAGTCCAAAATCTACCGGAAAGCTATGAAAGAAAAATGCTTTCTGCTTACCAAGGGTTGATTCGTGCTATTGCCGACAGGCACGGTCATAATCCCGCCGTTTTCAATGCCATGGTAGACAAGGATAGCGGTCTTAACATTGATGGAGTTGAAATCCTGCCCAAGGGAAAAATTTTAACTTTAACCGACTCTGAAGCCTGTAAAAAGTATGGGCATCCTCCAAGACCCCTCTTGGCAGAGGGGATTGCTCAAAACCTGGAAGAACTGGCTCAAAAGGGATTAGGCGTATCTCAGCCGAAACTGGTTGTTGTGAAACCCACCGGTTTCGAAAAAATAGGCCGGATGATGACCTTGCTTGGACCTATTTTTTTAACCCTTGGGTTAATCTTTGGTTACTTGGAATTACAAACCGGGGGTGTGGTGCTAGGCTTGCTTAGCCTGTTTTTTTTCTCCCTTTATTTTTTAGGTCACTACCTGGCCGGATTAAGTGGTTATGAACCCTTTCTTCTCTTTCTTTTGGGATTATCTCTCGTTCTCTTTGAATTTCTTGTTTTTCCGGGGCTGATCATTCCTACCTTGATCGGCTTCCTGGTTATCCTTGCCGCCTTGCTTTCCTCTGCCGTTGAAAAGATGCCCTCTGAAAGCCTTGTAAGCTGGCTTTCTCGAGCAAAAGAAGCCGCTTTTTCCCTGGTTTTAGCTTTAGGTCTTTCCCTTTTACTCATTTTTATGCTCTCTAGGCTTATTCCTGCCAAAGCCCCGGTGAGCGAGGTATCTAAAGAGGGGAGGGAGCAGCCAAGGGATCTGGCCATAGGCATGAGGGGGCAAGCGCTGACCGTCCTCAGGCCAAGCGGCTTGGGGAAGTTCCAGGATAAAATCGTTGATGTAGTCACCCCAGGCCAGTTTGTTTCTGCAGGGACCCCGATCCAGATCGTCCAGATCGAGGGCATACGGATCGTGGTCGAACCCATAAAAAAGAAAGTTTAGATAGCCAAGAAAAGGAAGATGAAAACCCTCCTATGTATTTTAATTTTTTCGGGAAGTTCCGTCCTTTTTATTGAATTACTTTTTCCTAGTTACATCATGGCATTTTTAGGGTCATTGCTTCTGGTAGGAGCATTGGCCTTGGGTTTTATCTTTTATGGGCCTGGAGGGGCTGTTGTCGTGATAGGGGCTGAACTTCTTGTATTGTTAGTGGCTTTAGGGATAGGAATCAAAATTTTTCCTCGAACCCGGCTCAAGAAGAAAATGCAGCTTGAGGAAACGAATAGAGAGCAAACAGCTTTCGACATAAACCGGTTGGTGGGAAAGGAAGGGAGGTGCGAATCTCCGTGTAAGCCTGAAGGTTTTGTCAGGGTAATGTCGAAAAGGTTGGAGGCGGTATCGGAAACAGGATATATTGAGGAGGGCTTAAGGATAAAAGTCGTGGGAACAAAGGAAGGTAAAGCGATAGTCAGAGCTATAAGAAACGGTTGAAGAGCATGAGCTTTTCATTACTCAAGCCGTTTAAAAAGAAGGGATGAGCATGATCGGTTGGATTTTGATCGGCATTTTACTTGTAGTTTTGCTTATTGTTGCCGCCATCCTCTTTAATTTCATCGGTCTTTGGATTAAGGCGATGATTACAGGAGCAGCAGTCAGCATCCTTAATCTTGTGGCCATGAGACTTAGAGGGATACCCCCTTCCTTGATCGTCAACACAAGAATTACCGCGGTCCGGTCCGGTCTTTCCATATCAACGGCACAACTCGAGTCCCATTTTTTAGCCGGAGGGAATATCGAGCATGTCGTTAGGGCTTTGGTGGCTGCGGATCGGGCAGGCATTCCCCTTACTTTTAATCGGGCATGCGCTATCGACCTGGCAACGATAGGAACCGGCAAAAGCGTGTATGAAGCTGTTCGAACGAGCGTAAATCCTAAAGTAATTGATTGTCCTTTTCAGGCAGGAGGCCCTACCTACATAGCCGGAGTAGCCAAGGATGGAATAACCGTCAAGGTTAAGGCACGGGTTACGGTAAGGACGAACTTGGAAAGGTTTGTTGGGGGAGCGACCGAAGAGACGATTGTGGCTCGGGTTGGAGAAGGGATAGTGACGACTATCGGAATGGCCAATACCTACAAGGAGGTGTTGGAACATCCGGATCGAATATCGAAAATCGTTCTCCAGAAAGGGTTGGATTCAGGGACGGCTTTCGAGATTTTATCCATAGATATTGCCGAGGTGATTATAGGGGATAATGTTGGGGCGAAACTCCAGGCTGAACAGGCTGAAGCGGATAAAAGGGTAGCCCAAGCCAAAGCCGAAGTGAGAAGGGCTGCTGCCGTGGCTTTGGAACAGGAAATGAAAGCAAGAGTCGAAGAGATGAAAGCTAAGGTGGTGGAAGCCGAATCCCAAATCCCGATGGCTATTGCTGAAGCCTTTAAAAAGGGATATCTTGGGGTCATGGATTATTACCGGTTGCGCAACATCCAGGCCGATACGCAAATGAGGACGAGCATTGCAACTGAAGGCTCTTCTTCTGCGGGTCTTCCTTGAGTTGTGTTTGGAGATTATGAGAACTTTACTTCCTTTTCTTTTTTTCCTGTTTATTGTGGCACTCCAACTGCTTTATGGATTGAGAAGAGGCGGCAAACATCCCCCTCAGCCGGATAGAAAACCTTTTCCATGGGAAAAAGAGCAATCGGCCGATGACGACATCCCTCAACCCGAATCTAAAAAAGAGGATTTCAGCACCTCTTTTGAAAAAAATCTTTCCGTTCTCTATGTCCAACCTGAGAAAATTCCAGAAACGAAAGAGCTCCTTTCAGCTTTTGAGCCAACAAAATTCGAAGAGAAAGAATATAGCTGGGAAACATCGGCTTATGATAAACTGAAGACCGCTTCCCAAGAGATGGAGTCTAAGAAGTTAGCCTTTTTTTTGAAAAACCCCGGAGGGTTGAAGAGGGCGATCGTCCTGGCAGAAATTCTAGGTCCACCGCCTTCTATCGCTCCACGGGAAATGAAACCCTCATGGTATGATCTTTGACAACCAAGGCCTTTTTTCTTCGTGAAAAAAATTTTTTCCTCTTCCCCAGATAATCAATGAAAGGAACAAAGCATTTCCTGGAGCTCTTCCTTTATTTTTTTCTCTTTCTTTTTTCTTTTCTTAGCGTTGTTCGGTCCGAAGAAAGAAAGGGGGATATCCTCTATTATACCTGTACCATGCATCCCAGTGTGAAATCGAAAACTCCCGGCAAATGCCCTATCTGCTCGATGGATCTTGTTCCCGTCCATTCGAGCAATGTTGAAACTCATGCCACGGAAATGGTCCAAAAAGAAGTTGCGGAAAGCACTTCCTTTTTTATTCCTCCCGAGAGGCTCCAAGCCATTGGGATAAGGACCGAAGAGGTAGCGATTCGGCCTTTAAAATTAGATATCAAGGCCCCAGCGATCGTTTCCATCAACGAATCTCAAGTTTACGACATCAACGTCAAGGCGGGCAACGGCTATGTCCTCAAATTATATGCCAATTACGTGGGTAAACATTTTTCGAAAGGAGAAGTTCTAGCGACTATCCTGAGCCAGGATTGGGTTCAAGCCCAGATGGATTATATTAGGGCTTACAGGGCTTGGCGAAGAAGCTTGTTGGTCAAAAAAGATAATCCCATTCTGCTAGACCAGCAATTTTATCACGTGCGGGCGAGGTTGCGGGTGTGGGACCTGGACGATGAGCAGATCAAGGAACTGGAAAAATATGCTTGGTCGATGTCTGTCAATGACGTACGGACGGCAAAAGGGATTCGAGGCACTTTTGAGCTGCGATCTCCCGTGGATGGTCATGTGCACGAAAAAAACGTTTATGAAGGGATGTATTTTACGGCGGGTCAATCTTTGCTTAGGATCGTGGATCTTCGAACGGTCTGGATTTTAGCTGAATTGCCTGAAGACCAAGCCAAGTATGTAGCTATCGGCCTTCCTTGTCAAATCCGTTTCCCGGCCCTGCCTGAAAAGATCTACGAAGCCAAGATCGATTTTATTCAACCTCACTTTGAAGAAGAGACGAGGAGGTTGCAGCTCAGGGTCGTTTTGCCTAATCCCCAGCATAGGATTCATCCGGGGATGTATGCCGATTTTAATACGCTAATCGATTTTGGCAAGAGACTTGCCGTGAGTGAAGATGCCGTCATCCCCACCGGAGAAAACTTCGTTGTGTTCATCGATCATGGAGGGGGACATCTAGAGCCGAGATTTGTGGATATTGGAGAAAAAATAGATGGGTATTACATCGTGCGCGGAGGGTTGAGAGAAGGGGACCGCGTGGTCAGTGGAGCGAATTTTTTAATCGATGCTGAAGCCCGGGTGCAAGGAGCGCTTAAAATTTGGACACGGGAAAAGAGCCTTTCCCCTGGAGGTTCAACAACCCAGCCTGGGAAAAAAGGGCAGGAGCCTTACCCGATGGACCATGGTCCCATGCACCATGGTCATATGCATGGGATGCCGGGCATGGAATGAGCCATGATCAACCGAATTATTCTTTGGAGCGGAAAAAATCCCTTCCTTGTGTTTATTTTGGTTTTTTTTGGGATTATTCTTGGCATCTATTCGATTTTGCACGTTCCCCTGGATGCGATTCCCGATCTTTCCGACGTTCAAGTCATCGTCTATACGGAATGGCCGGGGAGAAGCCCTACGCTTGTCGAGGATCAGATCACTTTTCCCATTTCGACCCGTTTTATTTCCGCCCCAAAAGTCAAGTATGTGAGGGGGGAGTCGATGTTTGGCAAATCTTTTGTCTACGTGATCTTTGAAGATGGCACCGATCTTTATTGGGCGAGAAGCCGAGTCCTGGAATATTTGAACACGGTGCGGGCCAATCTCCCACCCAACGTTGTGCCTACCTTGGGACCGGATGCAACGGGAGTAGGATGGGTTTATGAATACGTGTTGGTCGATACTTCCGGGAGGCATACCCTGTCTGAATTGCGCTCTTTTCAGGATTGGACTTTACGCTACGGCCTTGCTTCGGTGCATGGGGTTTCAGAGATAGCCAGTTTTGGGGGTTATGTGAGACAATACCAGGTGAATATCGATCCTAACAAGCTTTTAGCCTATGGGGTCCGCTTTGATGAGGTTGTCCAGGCGATACAAAAGAGCAACCAAGATGTTGGGGGCAAAAGCATCGAGGTATCAACGGTTGAATTTTACATAAGGGGAAAAGGCTATTTTAGAAACCTCCAGGACATCGGCAGTGTCGTTGTAAAGAGAGACAGGAGGGGAATTCCGGTCCTTGTCAGTCAACTGGGGAATTTGACTATAGGAGGAGACCTTCGCTTTGGAGTAACCGATTTCAATGGCCTTGGGGAAGTGGTAGGGGGTGTTGTCGTGATGAGGTATGGAGAAAATGCTTTGCAGGTAATCAATGGAATAAAAAAGAAAATACAAAGCCTCGAACCCTCTTTTCCCAAAGGAGTTAAACTGATCCCGGTTTACGACCGCTCTGAGCTGATCAATAGATCGATTGATACCCTTAAAAAAAAGCTTGTTGAAGAATGTCTTATTGTCAGTGTTGTCTGTGTTATTTTTCTCTGGCATATCCGCAGCTCTTTTGTGCCTATCATCATGCTGCCGACCGCCGTGGTCTTAGCGTTTATTCCCTTCTCCAGTTTTCATTTAACGGCCAATATCATGTCGCTTGGGGGTATAGCCATAGCGATAGGGGCGATGGTTGACGCCGCTATTGTTATGGTTGAAAATGCCCACCGATCGCTTGAGGAATATAAAGTTCTTACAGGTTCTGAGCCTAGTGGCCCTACCCGGAAGGAGATTTTGCTTGAAGCTTCAAGAAACGTGGGCCGGCCCCTGTTTTTTTCTCTTCTTGTCATCACCGTTTCTTTTCTCCCCATTTTCGCCTTGGAAGCCCAGGAAGGAAGGCTCTTTAAGCCTCTTGCCTTTACCAAGACCTTTTCCATGTTTTTTGCTACCCTGCTTTCGGTTACTCTCGTACCCCCTCTTATGATCGGTTTTGTAAGAGGGAAAATCATCCCCGAACAAAAAAACCCGGTGAACCGTCTTCTTTTCTTTCTCTATACGCCCCTGCTCGAACTAGCTCTCAAACACCGGCTGGTGGTGATTGCCTTGGCTTTGGTTATACTCGGATCCACCTATTATCCTTTGTCCAAGTTGGGAGCGGAGTTCATGCCTCCCCTCAATGAAGGAACGATCCTTTATATGCCCACGGCCGTGCCTGGAATAAGTATTTCTGAAGCATCCCGGTTTCTCAATCTCCAGGATCGCTATCTAATGACTTTTCCGGAAGTAGAAATGGTTTTTGGAAAATCGGGACAGGCGGATACGGCAACCGATCCGGCTCCCCTGTCTATGACCGAAACGGTGATCAGCTTGAAACCTAAAGAGAAGTGGAGAAAGGGAATGGATTGGGATAAGCTGATCGCAGAAATGAATAAAAAGCTGCATTTTCCGGGAGTGGCTAACGTGTTTTGGATGCCTATCCAAACGAGGATCCAGATGCTTACAACGGGTTTTCGATCCGTGTTGGGAATCAAGATCTTTGGGAAGGATTTTGAACAGTTGAACAAACTGGGAGAACAGATAGAAAGAGTCCTCCTGGAGATGCCTGAAACCCGGAGCGCTTATGCCGAAAGAATTGAAGGAGGCAATTATATCGATATCGTTCCAAGGAGAGAGAAGCTGGCTCGCTATGGTTTGACTGTCGAAGACGTCAATCAAATTATCGAAGGAGCCATTGGGGGGAACACGGTTACGACGACGGTCGAAGGAAGAGAGCGTTACCCCGTCAGCGTGAGGTATAATAGGGATTTTAGGAAAGACCTGAGTAGCCTTTCTCAGGTTCTCGTCCCCCTGCCTCCACAACCCCCTTTACCCAAGCAGATGGCGGCAGAGGGTATGCCCCCGGTAGCGATTGCTTCTTCGCAAGTTCCCCTGGGAGACATAGCCGATATTCGTTTTAACCAAGGACCTCCGCTTGTCCGAAGTGAAAATGCTCAATTGGTCAATTTCGTGTTCGTGGATACGGCAGAAAAAGACCTTGTCGGCTACATCAAGAAAGCGGGGCAAAAGTTAGCGATGCAAGTCTTTTTCCCTCCCGGCTATTATATTGAATGGGCCGGCTCTTATGAATATTTCTTGCGGGCGAAGGCCAAATTTTCCGTTCTGATTCCTTTAACTTTGTTTATCATCTTTATTTTAATTTTTATTAATACCGGCTCTTTGAAACGGACGCTCATTGTACTGCTGGCGTTCCCTTTTTCCCTGGTGGGAGCCTTTTGGTTTCTTTACATTTTGGGCTATAACTTGAGTGTGGCCGTTGCGGTTGGTCTGATCGCTCTGGCGGGTATCGATGCTGAAACCGGTGTCGTCATGCTCCTTTATCTTGATCATGCTCTTAGGGAAGCAAAGCAACAGGGAAAGATGAACACGATGGACGATCTTTTCAAGGCGGTGAAAGAAGGAGCGGCCGGAAGGATAAGGCCAAAGGTGATGACCGTCTGCGCCATCCTTTTTGGTCTTTTGCCCATATTATGGAGCCAAGAAACGGGAGCGGACGTCATGAAAAGAATAGCCGCTCCCATGGTCGGAGGCGTTATAACCTCGGCCCTGTTGGAGCTGATCATCTATCCGGTAATCTATATTTACCTTGAAAGAAAG is drawn from Methylacidiphilum infernorum V4 and contains these coding sequences:
- a CDS encoding outer membrane beta-barrel protein → MKIISPGFIPRFFSSSLLYFCVGLLLFLGFSKVLLAEDSNTQGSPSIKKKTSKKQKPKTNQDNSADSSSIIEEKNKEIAELVKKLEDQGIPVQANTKGIVLSGYVDASYTYNFINAPAFNKVPGFVPPPGYVGPTNAAGFAQGYPAIPGREPVDAIPGGGFNMNAFKLALEKPLTEENRWQAGFRADLIVGQDAVVGAPDAITGLGVPFSSWYSFNTSSFWLEQAYVIFRAPVGNGLDIKIGKFVDPAGYEVVERPVNLDFTYGLLFANLLPTTLTGMQAIYRWDEQWTSRFGIADGGFNVSRGGMEYFGYLNNMINNSDAYLLFLNSQWDAKGKNATLSATLMYGFNGVNPPGFGASPIDGVAQPYGIAQGIRGEGPFNQNNAFFLGDVWGSWAPKFAHDKLLLGFEFTGGFYNNNVTVVPAAVSGLPVNLSSGPSNWYGASVHMKYQLTDIISIAQRADWVESGWNSILAGHNSPTDIWAYTATLGFDLADNFMIRLEYRMDWGRGVLGYYGFPFQNPTGSPSALLGSSTGPVYFVGLEFVYSY
- a CDS encoding NfeD family protein; translation: MFQEAYPKEVQGMRLGMRKIAAIFLSFFSFCSPLFLNAGAIKGEGKIVYVLPIRDEIEQSMVYFVRRAVNEAMKNGAQGLILDIDTPGGLANSMEKIIRELERFPLQENTYAFIDHKAYSAGAFIAACCRHIYMAPGSVIGAATPVVFSPQGGVQNLPESYERKMLSAYQGLIRAIADRHGHNPAVFNAMVDKDSGLNIDGVEILPKGKILTLTDSEACKKYGHPPRPLLAEGIAQNLEELAQKGLGVSQPKLVVVKPTGFEKIGRMMTLLGPIFLTLGLIFGYLELQTGGVVLGLLSLFFFSLYFLGHYLAGLSGYEPFLLFLLGLSLVLFEFLVFPGLIIPTLIGFLVILAALLSSAVEKMPSESLVSWLSRAKEAAFSLVLALGLSLLLIFMLSRLIPAKAPVSEVSKEGREQPRDLAIGMRGQALTVLRPSGLGKFQDKIVDVVTPGQFVSAGTPIQIVQIEGIRIVVEPIKKKV
- a CDS encoding NfeD family protein is translated as MKTLLCILIFSGSSVLFIELLFPSYIMAFLGSLLLVGALALGFIFYGPGGAVVVIGAELLVLLVALGIGIKIFPRTRLKKKMQLEETNREQTAFDINRLVGKEGRCESPCKPEGFVRVMSKRLEAVSETGYIEEGLRIKVVGTKEGKAIVRAIRNG
- the floA gene encoding flotillin-like protein FloA (flotillin-like protein involved in membrane lipid rafts) is translated as MSMIGWILIGILLVVLLIVAAILFNFIGLWIKAMITGAAVSILNLVAMRLRGIPPSLIVNTRITAVRSGLSISTAQLESHFLAGGNIEHVVRALVAADRAGIPLTFNRACAIDLATIGTGKSVYEAVRTSVNPKVIDCPFQAGGPTYIAGVAKDGITVKVKARVTVRTNLERFVGGATEETIVARVGEGIVTTIGMANTYKEVLEHPDRISKIVLQKGLDSGTAFEILSIDIAEVIIGDNVGAKLQAEQAEADKRVAQAKAEVRRAAAVALEQEMKARVEEMKAKVVEAESQIPMAIAEAFKKGYLGVMDYYRLRNIQADTQMRTSIATEGSSSAGLP
- a CDS encoding efflux RND transporter periplasmic adaptor subunit, which produces MKGTKHFLELFLYFFLFLFSFLSVVRSEERKGDILYYTCTMHPSVKSKTPGKCPICSMDLVPVHSSNVETHATEMVQKEVAESTSFFIPPERLQAIGIRTEEVAIRPLKLDIKAPAIVSINESQVYDINVKAGNGYVLKLYANYVGKHFSKGEVLATILSQDWVQAQMDYIRAYRAWRRSLLVKKDNPILLDQQFYHVRARLRVWDLDDEQIKELEKYAWSMSVNDVRTAKGIRGTFELRSPVDGHVHEKNVYEGMYFTAGQSLLRIVDLRTVWILAELPEDQAKYVAIGLPCQIRFPALPEKIYEAKIDFIQPHFEEETRRLQLRVVLPNPQHRIHPGMYADFNTLIDFGKRLAVSEDAVIPTGENFVVFIDHGGGHLEPRFVDIGEKIDGYYIVRGGLREGDRVVSGANFLIDAEARVQGALKIWTREKSLSPGGSTTQPGKKGQEPYPMDHGPMHHGHMHGMPGME
- a CDS encoding efflux RND transporter permease subunit; translated protein: MINRIILWSGKNPFLVFILVFFGIILGIYSILHVPLDAIPDLSDVQVIVYTEWPGRSPTLVEDQITFPISTRFISAPKVKYVRGESMFGKSFVYVIFEDGTDLYWARSRVLEYLNTVRANLPPNVVPTLGPDATGVGWVYEYVLVDTSGRHTLSELRSFQDWTLRYGLASVHGVSEIASFGGYVRQYQVNIDPNKLLAYGVRFDEVVQAIQKSNQDVGGKSIEVSTVEFYIRGKGYFRNLQDIGSVVVKRDRRGIPVLVSQLGNLTIGGDLRFGVTDFNGLGEVVGGVVVMRYGENALQVINGIKKKIQSLEPSFPKGVKLIPVYDRSELINRSIDTLKKKLVEECLIVSVVCVIFLWHIRSSFVPIIMLPTAVVLAFIPFSSFHLTANIMSLGGIAIAIGAMVDAAIVMVENAHRSLEEYKVLTGSEPSGPTRKEILLEASRNVGRPLFFSLLVITVSFLPIFALEAQEGRLFKPLAFTKTFSMFFATLLSVTLVPPLMIGFVRGKIIPEQKNPVNRLLFFLYTPLLELALKHRLVVIALALVILGSTYYPLSKLGAEFMPPLNEGTILYMPTAVPGISISEASRFLNLQDRYLMTFPEVEMVFGKSGQADTATDPAPLSMTETVISLKPKEKWRKGMDWDKLIAEMNKKLHFPGVANVFWMPIQTRIQMLTTGFRSVLGIKIFGKDFEQLNKLGEQIERVLLEMPETRSAYAERIEGGNYIDIVPRREKLARYGLTVEDVNQIIEGAIGGNTVTTTVEGRERYPVSVRYNRDFRKDLSSLSQVLVPLPPQPPLPKQMAAEGMPPVAIASSQVPLGDIADIRFNQGPPLVRSENAQLVNFVFVDTAEKDLVGYIKKAGQKLAMQVFFPPGYYIEWAGSYEYFLRAKAKFSVLIPLTLFIIFILIFINTGSLKRTLIVLLAFPFSLVGAFWFLYILGYNLSVAVAVGLIALAGIDAETGVVMLLYLDHALREAKQQGKMNTMDDLFKAVKEGAAGRIRPKVMTVCAILFGLLPILWSQETGADVMKRIAAPMVGGVITSALLELIIYPVIYIYLERKSVLSAQKPSGRRLLKAVDE